Proteins from a single region of Vanessa cardui chromosome 13, ilVanCard2.1, whole genome shotgun sequence:
- the LOC124534813 gene encoding DDB1- and CUL4-associated factor 12 homolog — MAQTVRRAIEARYPSCYIPSRIKERRAKARALRMEKQRKPDKPEDFVCYSDSDSEEETPAQQHTVLSTSYNFVDYVRSREIQAPEPRSVDPSYATRHMLTHDMFRETPVNLGNMNKVFCSQWLSDRQVVFGTKCNKLMVYDVRSRSLDAIPTLRPRAPWPGAEHQTGIHALQINPSRTLLATGARNSCELAIYSLPTLDPVCVGEAHKDWILDMCWLDDEFLVTGSRDSKLALWRAPPAPAAQRTPQHRFVAPVAVRECRAGQKVRALTFNTKWGEIAALTLNGYIHVFSASTFRQSLSRKLPSCQDLVCLATQESGIYAIGCKSYTLLLDCRTLQSVKKITSRYNGCGIRSASFRGHMLTIGTGLGLLMFYDLRAGKYLESNIHSSKTVTLKASKGYVFPDEEADGFNQVKYVPAIYTHCYDDSGTRIFTAGGPLPAPLIGNYAGLWQ, encoded by the exons aatgGAGAAACAACGCAAACCAGATAAGCCTGAAGACTTTGTATGCTATTCCGATAGTGATAGTGAAGAAGAAACCCCAGCACAACAGCACACAGTTCTGTCCACATCATACAACTTTGTAGATTATGTACGATCTAGAGAAATTCAAGCACCAGAG CCGCGATCCGTGGACCCGTCGTACGCAACCCGCCACATGCTGACGCACGACATGTTCCGCGAGACGCCCGTCAACCTCGGCAACATGAACAAGGTGTTCTGCTCGCAGTGGCTCTCGGACAGGCAGGTCGTCTTCGGTACCAAGTGCAATAAG CTGATGGTGTACGACGTGCGGTCGCGCTCGCTGGACGCCATCCCCACGCTGCGGCCGCGCGCGCCCTGGCCCGGCGCCGAGCACCAGACCGGCATCCACGCGCTGCAGATCAACCCCTCCCG AACACTACTTGCCACCGGAGCGCGGAACTCCTGCGAGCTCGCGATATACAGCCTACCCACCCTCGACCCGGTCTGCGTCGGGGAGGCGCACAAGGACTGG ATCCTGGACATGTGCTGGCTGGACGACGAGTTCCTGGTGACGGGCTCGCGCGACTCCAAGCTGGCGCTGtggcgcgcgccgcccgcgcccgccgcgcagCGCACGCCGCAGCACCGCTTCGTCGCGCCCGTCGCCGTGCGCGAGTGCCGCGCCG GTCAGAAGGTTCGCGCGCTGACGTTCAACACGAAGTGGGGCGAGATCGCGGCGCTGACGCTCAACGGCTACATCCACGTGTTCAGCGCCAGCACCTTCCGGCAGTCGCTGTCGCGCAAGCTGCCCTCCTGCCAGGACCTCGTCTGCCTCGCCACGCAG GAGAGCGGCATCTATGCGATCGGTTGCAAGTCGTACACTCTGCTGCTTGACTGTCGCACGCTGCAGTCCGTGAAGAAGATAACGTCGCGCTACAACGGCTGCGGCATCCGCTCGGCCAGCTTCCGGGGACACATGCTCACCATCGGCACCGGACTCG GCTTGTTGATGTTCTACGACCTGAGGGCGGGCAAATACTTGGAGAGCAATATCCACTCCTCGAAAACGGTCACGCTCAAAGCGTCCAAAGGATACGTG TTCCCGGACGAGGAGGCGGACGGGTTCAACCAGGTGAAGTACGTGCCGGCCATCTACACGCACTGCTACGACGACAGCGGCACGCGCATCTTCACGGCCGGCGGCCCGCTGCCCGCCCCGCTCATCGGCAACTACGCCGGCCTCTGGCAGTAG
- the LOC124534631 gene encoding cytadherence high molecular weight protein 2-like, whose protein sequence is MSQNPHYFNNFRCNFTFQNHMPPRYPFPPPIHVPPPEISDEEFMRKFKDAMPPAKPKPKVNKMKIWKMKADVIRLLGALHDIKLQEETLSTSHNLSDEDWQSALQNIDINKKVLKDTIIKISKSGLNISKKLVCKRRAKRLRLKRKKEEMREERKEWLRQSKENSRKIDENLQKIKDAIQKAKQKEEAKFQADIVLKEVLRKKHDARKSIIKLEALVKLRKARENTAKGKGQIISDTESTNFQENVDRLKHLWEHKLASYEKEEVELRAKLDERNEIDNESEIQANTAKWRKALFGGKDNPQVDFKGDFDRFIVVRADWDQYIDDGPESTPIPVGWVFPNSKT, encoded by the exons ATGTCCCAAAACCcccattattttaataattttcgatGCAACTTTACATTCCAAAATCATATGCCTCCCCGTTATCCTTTTCCACCCCCTATCCATGTGCCACCTCCTGAAATATCAGATGAAGAGTTTATGAGGAAATTCAAAGATGCCATGCCTCCAGCAAAACCAAAGCCTAAggtgaataaaatgaaaatatggaAAATGAAGGCTGATGTAATCCGCCTTCTCGGAGCTCTCCATGATATCAAACTTCAAGAGGAAACATTGTCGACAAGTCATAATCTGTCAGACGAGGATTGGCAGTCTGCTCTTCAAAATAtagatatcaataaaaaagttctCAAAGatacaatcataaaaatatcCAAGTCTGGTTTAAATATTAGCAAGAAACTTGTCTGCAAGAGAAGGGCTAAAAGATTGCGTTTAAAACGTAAGAAGGAAGAGATGAGAGAAGAGAGGAAGGAATGGCTTAGACAGAGTAAAGAAAATTCAAGGAAGATTGATGAAAATTTACAGAAAATAAAGGACGCTATACAGAAAGCCAAGCAG AAAGAAGAAGCAAAGTTTCAAGCTGACATAGTTTTGAAGGAAGTGCTTAGGAAGAAACATGATGCTAGGAAGAGTATTATCAAACTTGAGGCTCTCGTGAAACTCAGAAAAGCAAGGGAGAACACTGCTAAGGGAAAAGGGCAAATAATATCTGATACTGAGAGTACTAACTTTCAAGAAAATGTGG ACAGACTAAAGCACCTATGGGAACACAAATTGGCGTCATATGAAAAGGAGGAAGTTGAATTACGCGCAAAGCTCGACGAACGAAACGAGATCGATAACGAATCGGAGATACAAGCCAACACGGCGAAATGGCGAAAGGCGCTGTTTGGCGGGAAAGACAACCCGCAGGTCGACTTTAAAGGCGATTTTGACCGTTTCATCGTTGTGAG AGCGGATTGGGACCAGTACATCGATGATGGTCCAGAGTCAACCCCTATCCCCGTCGGCTGGGTGTTTCCTAATTCTAAAACATAA
- the LOC124534632 gene encoding tubulin-specific chaperone A: MADPRIRQIKIKTGVVKRIAKEKVVYEKEVEQQKNRIQKIKDEGQDEHNIRKQEEVLQESLMMVPDCQRRLAKAFADLKNILESEQDLKEHEDFIAAEQVLKDAECQLPEST; the protein is encoded by the exons ATGGCAGATCCGCGCATCAggcaaataaaaatcaaaaccggCGTCGTTAAACGCATCGCTAAGGAAAAAGTTGTATACGAAAAAGAGGTAGAACAGCAGAAAAATAgaatacagaaaataaaagacGAGGGTCAAGACGAACACAATATAAGGAAGCAGGAGGAGGTTCTTCAGGAGTCGCTTATGATGGTCCCTGACTGCCAGCGGCG acTGGCAAAGGCATTTGCAGACCTTAAAAACATCCTAGAAAGTGAACAAGACTTAAAGGAACACGAGGATTTCATTGCAGCCGAGCAAGTATTGAAAGACGCCGAGTGCCAGCTGCCGGAGTCGACATAA
- the LOC124534660 gene encoding myogenesis-regulating glycosidase-like, whose product MKWLVLLAGLAVVLGAAPRKPTARDFELEETDDGYNVIAITDSNRILLGQIGRKASLDDEDVTFEITEGRDQASGGYRVTISWQGPSDKIFEDCYDFGTRQWFGGPEQKEQYWPIQKSKLQKYSVISKEDDNSAVSERYWVNSAGWYIYIQPEAPLFVDHHNILDNHICFVAEVTAPYSTRRTQNVLKYDLWFFDDAKEAHQHAVDTYLGKPSDIPDYRMIQYPVWSTWARYSREIDQDSLWEFANEINDSGFPNAQFEIDDLWEICYGSLTVDERKLPNFKQLIQDIKGLGFRVTIWVHPFINKDCDPWYSEALEKGYLVLNEEGSPDTTWWNNNGSVPGYIDFTNPEAAEWYTTRVQDLIDTYDIDSLKFDAGESSWSPQIPVQNGDIDLHPGNIVQAYVRTVAKFGPMIEVRSGMRTQDLPVFIRMVDKDTLWDFNNGLATLVTTLLQMNLNGYTLVLPDMIGGNGYNAKPSKELFVRWLQANVFMPTLQYSFVPWDHDDEAVEICRRYTQLHAEFADDIAAAMQESVRSGAPVNPPIWWLDPTDQDALAVWDEFLLGERILAAPVLEEGAVSRDIYLPRGQWRDGVTNEMIEGPVWLRDYPAPLDTLPYFTLED is encoded by the exons ATGAAGTGGTTAGTGCTTTTAGCTG GACTAGCTGTGGTGCTAGGCGCTGCGCCTAGAAAGCCAACCGCCCGCGATTTTGAATTAGAAGAAACTGACGATGGCTACAATGTCATCGCCATCACAG ATTCGAATCGCATTCTTCTTGGTCAAATCGGACGTAAAGCAAGTCTTGATGATGAAGATGTTACCTTCGAAATCACCGAAGGTCGCGACCAAGCCAGCGGCGGATACAGGGTAACCATCTCGTGGCAAGGACCTAGCGACAAAATCTTCGAAGATTGTTATGACTTCg GTACCAGACAATGGTTCGGAGGTCCGGAACAAAAGGAACAGTACTGGCCGATTCAGAAGTCTAAACTGCAGAAGTACTCTGTAATATCTAAAGAAGATGATAACTCAGCTGTATCTGAAAGATATTGGGTCAATTCAGCGGGCTGGTACATTTACATTCAACCGGAAGCACCTCTATTCGTAGATCATCACAATATCCTCGATAACCACATTTGCTTCGTAGCTGAAGTTACAGCGCCCTACTCTACGAGACGTACGCAAAATGTTCTCAAATACGACCTCTGGTTCTTCGATGACGCGAAAGAAGCACACCAACACGCCGTCGACACTTACCTTGGCAAACCATCGGATATTCCTGACTACAGAATGATTCAATATCCAGTATGGTCGACTTGGGCGAGATACTCCAGAGAAATCGACCAAGACAGTCTATGGGAATTCGCAAACGAAATCAACGACAGTGGATTCCCAAACGCTCAGTTCGAGATCGATGACCTTTGGGAAATCTGCTACGGTTCCCTGACCGTTGATGAAAGGAAATTGCCCAACTTCAAACAACTGATTCAAGATATTAAAGGCCTTGGTTTCAGGGTGACTATTTGGGTCCATCCCTTCATTAACAAGGACTGCGATCCTTGGTACTCTGAGGCTTTGGAAAAGgg TTACTTAGTCCTAAACGAAGAGGGTAGCCCAGACACAACATGGTGGAACAATAATGGCTCAGTTCCCGGATACATCGATTTCACCAACCCCGAAGCTGCTGAATGGTACACCACAAGAGTACAAGATCTGATTGACACTTACGACATTGATAGCTTGAAGTTCGATGCTGGAGAATCTAGCTGGTCACCCCAG ATCCCAGTCCAAAATGGAGACATCGATTTACACCCTGGAAACATTGTTCAAGCCTACGTGAGGACTGTAGCCAAGTTTGGCCCCATGATCGAAGTCAGATCTGGAATGAG GACTCAAGACCTACCAGTCTTCATCCGCATGGTTGACAAAGATACCCTATGGGACTTCAACAACGGTCTCGCGACTCTGGTCACCACCCTCCTGCAAATGAACCTTAACGGCTACACGCTGGTGCTGCCGGACATGATCGGTGGTAATGGATACAACGCGAAACCATCCAAGGAGCTGTTCGTGAGATGGCTCCAGGCTAATGTTTTCATGCCGACTCTTCAATACTCCTTCGTTCCATGGGATCATGATGACGAG GCGGTGGAGATATGCCGTCGCTACACTCAATTACACGCGGAGTTTGCTGATGATATAGCGGCTGCCATGCAGGAGTCCGTGCGCTCTGGCGCGCCCGTCAACCCGCCCATCTGGTGGCTCGACCCCACCGACCAAGACGCCCTCGCCGTCTGGGACG AGTTCCTCCTTGGAGAGCGTATTCTCGCAGCTCCCGTTCTGGAAGAAGGCGCGGTGTCACGTGACATCTATCTCCCACGTGGACAGTGGCGGGACGGAGTTACAAATGAAATGATCGAGGGCCCCGTTTGGCTCAGGGATTACCCAGCACCTCTTGACACTCTGCCCTACTTCACTCTTGAAGACTAA
- the LOC124534662 gene encoding myogenesis-regulating glycosidase-like: MAAIGTVLGILTLTARALSADISVRADDVDLTLEPVLTGGFQFVLTKGDERKVYGHIGRTLYSVYVAEEVEGGVLIQMGNTNLTVHTVYDDVEQARGIKIKWDTQDLTRFEDCFNFGTNHWYGGPMQVNQVYPIENAQHSYSAYISKEQDNGAIVERYWLNSAGEYIYVHPQVPLFVDYNSIQPNHICFGAQITNPYSSRRNHTELSYDIWFLPDVKKAHQHAVANYLGKPTGLPDFRMVQHPIWSTWAQYSQNITGEKVMEFATQIRASGFNDSQLEIDDLWETCYGSLEVDTNKFPNLTHLVEEVKALGFRVTIWVHPFINSGCDPWYSEALSNGYLVLDEAGTPEANWWNANGSIPGLVDFTNPAAAEWWYGRVKNLIDTYGIDSIKFDAGESSFSPQIPVQHGDIDLHPHNIVDAYVRTCARFGDMIEVRAAYRTQDLPIFVRMVDRDSIWGMDNGLPTIVTTTIQMNLNGYTLVLPDMIGGNGYNLNHPQAGQPTKELFIRWVQANTFLPAMQYSFVPWNFDNETVAISKKYTDLHAAHAQDIYDAMQASVDNGSPVNAPLWWIDPTDQEALRIWDEYLLGEDILVAPIFNEGATSRDIYLPIGTWLEEGNPEKVYEGPIWIYNYPAPIDVLPYFVREKSIETSMGNAPIVSALLVLCGMLINIFNQI, from the exons ATGGCGGCAATAGGGACAGTGCTTg GTATCCTTACTCTTACCGCTCGGGCATTATCAGCGGATATATCAGTGCGAGCTGATGATGTAGACCTCACTCTTGAGCCAGTGCTGACTGGCGGTTTCCAGTTCGTTTTAACCAAAG GAGATGAAAGAAAAGTGTATGGTCACATTGGTCGAACTCTGTACTCGGTGTACGTCGCCGAAGAGGTGGAAGGAGGTGTTCTCATCCAGATGGGCAATACAAACCTGACCGTCCACACCGTATACGATGACGTGGAACAAGCGAGGGGCATTAAGATTAAATGGGATACCCAAGATCTTACTCGTTTTGAAGATTGCTTCAATTTCG GAACGAATCATTGGTATGGAGGCCCCATGCAAGTAAACCAAGTTTACCCAATAGAAAACGCTCAACACAGTTACAGCGCTTACATCTCTAAAGAACAAGACAATGGAGCGATTGTTGAGAGATACTGGCTGAACTCCGCCGGAGAGTACATCTATGTACATCCACAAGTACCACTATTTGTGGACTACAATTCCATCCAACCCAACCATATTTGCTTCGGTGCTCAAATAACGAACCCTTACTCCTCCAGAAGAAACCACACAGAACTATCTTATGACATTTGGTTTCTTCCTGACGTGAAGAAAGCCCACCAACACGCTGTAGCTAACTACTTAGGTAAACCGACTGGCCTGCCAGACTTCAGAATGGTCCAACATCCGATCTGGTCGACTTGGGCTCAGTACTCCCAAAACATTACCGGAGAGAAGGTTATGGAATTCGCGACACAAATAAGAGCGAGTGGTTTCAATGATTCGCAACTCGAAATCGATGATCTCTGGGAAACTTGTTACGGTTCCTTAGAAGTCGATACGAATAAATTCCCGAATCTCACGCATCTGGTGGAAGAGGTCAAGGCTCTAGGTTTTCGTGTGACGATTTGGGTTCATCCGTTCATTAACAGCGGCTGTGATCCGTGGTATTCCGAAGCTCTGTCTAATGG CTACCTAGTCCTGGATGAAGCCGGTACACCAGAGGCAAACTGGTGGAACGCAAATGGTTCTATTCCGGGTCTGGTTGACTTTACCAACCCAGCAGCAGCGGAATGGTGGTACGGCCGTGTCAAGAATCTCATCGACACTTATGGCATTGATAGTATTAAATTTGACGCTGGTGAGAGCAGTTTCTCTCCCCAG ATCCCTGTTCAACACGGCGACATCGACCTTCACCCACATAATATTGTCGACGCATACGTAAGGACATGCGCAAGATTCGGTGACATGATAGAAGTTCGTGCTGCATACAG AACTCAAGACCTCCCGATCTTCGTTCGCATGGTAGACCGCGATTCCATCTGGGGTATGGACAATGGCCTTCCAACAATCGTCACCACCACCATCCAGATGAATCTTAACGGCTACACTTTGGTCCTGCCTGATATGATAGGTGGCAACGGCTATAACCTCAATCATCCCCAAGCCGGCCAGCCCACTAAGGAATTGTTCATAAGATGGGTACAGGCGAACACCTTCTTACCTGCAATGCAATACTCCTTTGTACCCTGGAATTTTGATAACGAG ACTGTAGCTATAAGCAAAAAGTACACCGACCTCCACGCTGCGCATGCGCAGGATATATACGACGCGATGCAAGCTTCAGTGGATAACGGCTCGCCCGTCAACGCGCCGCTCTGGTGGATAGATCCTACAGATCAGGAAGCGCTCAGAATATGGGATG AGTATCTCCTGGGCGAAGACATATTAGTTGCTCCAATATTTAATGAAGGTGCAACTTCAAGAGACATATATCTACCAATAGGAACCTGGCTTGAAGAAGGGAACCCTGAAAAGGTTTACGAAGGTCCAATTTGGATTTACAATTACCCAGCTCCCATTGATGTTCTGCCATACTTTGTGAGGGAGAAATCCATTGAGACAAGTATGGGCAATGCTCCCATAGTTTCGGCTCTGTTGGTATTATGTGGaatgttgataaatatatttaatcaaatttaa
- the LOC124534920 gene encoding uncharacterized protein LOC124534920 has protein sequence MSNLKCERKRKIIHSEGRAIIARVYHFLQGEYNFMKANNMDHCDLSPLANIRKRTAEATGFSERTVTTILKEEKELPCTSASFTSPTKKRRKRNNKFHLDNMNLEIIRTTVQNFHIVEKQLLTLSKLQSVLREKIGFDGCLNTLRSILKKLGYKWRKIVNNREALQERHEIQLWRLNFLKKIFQYRSEGRPIVYTDETYVLTSHVRQNTWLPQNNYPKGNKQFSKKLSTGSRFIVVHAGSSDGFVPNASLVYKAASTSGDYHSNMNHDNYTKWLNEKLLPNLPEKSVIVMDNASYHNTRSSKIPTSNSSKGEMQKWLTENGISFDNRFKKVELYDLIKKKKDRFITFKIDDFIRKKGFGILRLPPYHPELNPIENIWGIIKNQIAAKNIGQTMTLVQNLIDECINNIDQTTWRNTCKHVEKIETEYMKYFDYDFQFIINVSEDDDSDNESENDDSDRIEMFDENSDE, from the exons ATGTCAAACCTCAAATGTGaaagaaaacgtaaaataattcatagcgag GGACGCGCCATTATTGCCCGCGTGTACCACTTTCTTCAAGGAgagtataattttatgaaagcgAACAATATGGATCATTGCGATTTGAGTCCTTTGGCTAATATACGGAAACGTACCGCTGAAGCTACAGGGTTTAGTGAACGAACTGTAACTACAATATTGAAAGAAGAAAAAGAGCTGCCATGTACTTCTGCAAGTTTTACTTCACCTACGAAAAAACGACGtaagagaaataataaatttcatttagacAACATGAATCTTGAAATCATTCGAACTACTGTGCAAAATTTCCATATTGTAGAAAAGCAATTACTAACATTATCAAAATTGCAATCAGTTTTGAGAGAAAAGATTGGGTTTGATGGATGCTTAAATACATTACGTTCGATATTAAAGAAATTAGGCTACAAATGGAGAAAAATTGTGAACAACAGAGAAGCATTACAAGAAAGACATGAAATTCAACTTTGgcgattaaattttttaaaaaagatcttTCAGTATCGTTCGGAAGGTCGTCCTATTGTATACACTGACGAAACATATGTTTTGACTTCTCACGTGCGGCAAAACACCTGGTTGCCTCAAAACAATTACCCCAAAGGCAATAAACAGTTTTCAAAGAAACTGAGCACAGGAAGCCGCTTTATTGTAGTGCATGCAGGCAGCAGCGACGGTTTTGTGCCTAATGCTTCGCTAGTCTACAAAGCTGCATCTACATCAGGAGATTATCATTCAAACATGAATCatgataattatacaaaatggcTTAATGAAAAGTTATTGCCAAACTTACCTGAGAAGTCAGTTATTGTTATGGACAACGCTTCTTATCACAATACTCGAAGCAGCAAAATACCGACCTCTAATTCCAGTAAAGGGGAAATGCAAAAGTGGCTGACAGAGAATGGCATCTCATTTgataatcgttttaaaaaagtagaactgtatgatttaattaaaaagaaaaaggaccgttttataacatttaaaatagatgactttataagaaaaaaaggtTTCGGAATCTTAAGACTCCCTCCGTATCACCCAGAGCTTAACCCGATTGAAAATATATGGGGTATTATAAAAAACCAAATTGCCGCAAAAAATATAGGCCAAACCATGACCCttgttcaaaatttaatagatgaatgcataaataatatagacCAAACCACCTGGCGAAATACATGCAAGCACgttgaaaaaattgaaacagAATACATGAAGTATTTCGACTATGATTTtcagtttattataaatgtaagtgAAGATGATGACAGCGACAATGAAAGTGAGAATGATGACAGCGACAGGATAgaaatgtttgatgaaaata GCGATGAATGA